A region of Subdoligranulum variabile DNA encodes the following proteins:
- a CDS encoding Fur family transcriptional regulator, which translates to METKNHYRTRQSEQIADYLRSRPGQHVTAAELCVYFAQKGMQMGKATVYRHLDRMVAEGTVTRYTVDGATGACYAYTGPEETTAAPCYHCKCEQCGALIHLHCDEVEHLRRHMLAHHGFALDERRTVFYGLCEACRTARNP; encoded by the coding sequence GTGGAAACCAAAAACCATTACAGGACCCGTCAGAGCGAGCAGATCGCCGACTATCTGCGCAGCCGGCCGGGACAGCATGTCACAGCGGCGGAGCTCTGCGTCTATTTCGCCCAAAAGGGGATGCAGATGGGAAAGGCCACCGTCTACCGCCATCTGGACCGGATGGTGGCGGAGGGGACCGTCACCCGCTACACGGTGGACGGCGCCACCGGGGCCTGCTATGCCTACACCGGCCCCGAGGAAACCACCGCCGCCCCCTGTTACCACTGCAAATGCGAGCAGTGCGGGGCGCTGATCCATCTGCACTGCGACGAGGTGGAGCATCTGCGCCGCCACATGCTGGCCCACCACGGTTTTGCCCTGGACGAACGCCGCACGGTGTTCTACGGCCTTTGCGAAGCCTGCCGCACCGCCCGCAACCCCTGA
- a CDS encoding LytR/AlgR family response regulator transcription factor: MVRIAVAENAPEEMTRLTEYLERYRQEHGLTFEVSCFTDGADLMEHYQAAYDVIFLDIEMPNMDGMSTARRIREVDSEVILVFVTHMAQYALKGYEVRAMDFLVKPLVYETFALRMDLLLPRIPEENEHTLLLNSKNETRRISVERLIYVEANKHKMYFHTEDGVFESNCTMKWVEEQLARADFFRCDHGLLVNLRYVTWVGQNELLAGGQRLKISRPKRKLFMQAFADYIGGNL, translated from the coding sequence ATGGTTCGGATCGCAGTGGCTGAGAACGCCCCGGAAGAAATGACGCGGTTGACCGAGTATCTGGAACGCTACCGCCAGGAACACGGGCTGACTTTTGAGGTCAGCTGCTTTACCGATGGTGCGGATCTGATGGAGCACTATCAGGCGGCATATGACGTGATCTTTCTGGACATCGAGATGCCCAACATGGACGGAATGTCCACAGCCCGGCGCATCCGGGAAGTGGATTCCGAAGTCATTCTGGTCTTCGTCACCCACATGGCCCAGTATGCGCTGAAAGGCTATGAAGTCCGGGCCATGGATTTTCTGGTCAAGCCCCTGGTGTACGAAACCTTTGCTCTGCGCATGGACCTGCTGCTGCCGCGCATTCCCGAAGAGAACGAGCACACGCTGCTGCTGAACAGCAAAAACGAAACCAGAAGAATTTCCGTGGAACGCCTCATCTATGTGGAAGCCAACAAGCATAAGATGTACTTTCATACGGAAGACGGCGTATTCGAGAGCAACTGCACCATGAAATGGGTGGAAGAGCAGCTGGCAAGGGCCGACTTTTTCCGCTGCGACCACGGGCTGCTGGTCAATCTGCGGTATGTCACCTGGGTAGGACAAAACGAATTGCTGGCGGGCGGGCAGCGCCTGAAGATCAGCCGTCCCAAGCGGAAGCTGTTCATGCAGGCTTTTGCCGACTACATCGGGGGCAATCTATGA
- a CDS encoding ATP-binding protein, with product MNGIFDMIRGNQYITEILGACLLFILPHRKREFFWPRMISFCVLVELVSLLIMNSAWARAIWQSPANVVASCIIFILVFPLVSAVFIAFCCPATGKELVYCVALSLCIQHFSSAFQLLLLGLVPGTGLGYDLVIEFLTVPVVYCIFYRSSIRRICENGVYQLDNLRLTAATCLIFLVAAFTSIAVKGATGQAYSPLFLFCQVYEMLCCFFLMWIQVNQKQALDYQHELDMQSYVQHMGYEQLENSRQNRDLLTHLMHDLKHQIAGMLVPQSDAQRSDLVQQIEQNLMLYDGEYWMKNEALNTALVERSLYCREHHIQIMCVADCESLQFVRTGDLYLLLRNGLDNAIEGVCQLDPPERRVVDLKVYRWERVLMIQIQNPYTGRLVFRNGLPRTTKTDPRFHGYGLKLIRQIAKKYGGEMTVNGEHQMFSLRVLLPIPDGNTT from the coding sequence ATGAACGGAATTTTCGACATGATCCGCGGCAACCAGTACATTACCGAGATCCTGGGAGCCTGTCTTCTTTTCATCCTGCCCCACCGCAAGCGGGAGTTCTTCTGGCCCCGGATGATTTCCTTCTGTGTGCTGGTGGAACTGGTTTCCCTGCTCATCATGAACAGTGCCTGGGCCAGAGCCATCTGGCAGAGCCCGGCCAACGTGGTGGCCAGCTGCATCATCTTTATTCTGGTGTTTCCACTGGTATCGGCGGTCTTCATCGCGTTCTGCTGCCCAGCCACCGGGAAAGAGCTGGTCTACTGCGTGGCGCTGAGCCTGTGCATCCAGCATTTTTCCTCCGCGTTCCAGCTGCTGCTGCTCGGCCTTGTGCCCGGCACCGGGCTGGGCTATGATCTGGTTATCGAGTTCCTGACGGTTCCGGTGGTCTACTGTATCTTTTATCGTTCCAGCATCCGGCGCATCTGTGAAAACGGGGTCTACCAGCTGGATAACCTGCGCCTGACCGCCGCCACCTGTCTGATCTTTCTGGTTGCCGCGTTCACCAGCATCGCGGTGAAGGGCGCCACCGGGCAAGCCTACAGTCCGCTGTTCCTGTTCTGCCAGGTCTATGAGATGCTGTGCTGTTTCTTCCTGATGTGGATCCAGGTCAACCAGAAGCAGGCACTGGACTATCAGCATGAGCTGGATATGCAGAGTTATGTGCAGCATATGGGATATGAACAGCTGGAAAACAGCCGCCAGAACCGGGATCTGCTCACCCACCTGATGCACGATCTGAAGCACCAGATCGCCGGCATGCTGGTGCCCCAGAGCGACGCCCAGCGCAGCGATCTGGTCCAGCAGATCGAGCAGAATCTGATGCTGTACGACGGGGAATACTGGATGAAGAACGAGGCGCTGAACACCGCGCTGGTGGAGCGCAGCCTCTATTGCCGCGAGCACCACATCCAGATCATGTGCGTGGCTGACTGCGAAAGCCTGCAGTTTGTCAGGACGGGGGATCTCTACCTTCTGCTGCGCAACGGCCTGGACAACGCCATCGAGGGAGTCTGCCAGCTGGATCCGCCGGAACGCCGGGTGGTGGACCTGAAGGTCTACCGCTGGGAGCGCGTTCTGATGATCCAGATCCAGAACCCCTATACCGGGCGGCTGGTGTTCCGCAACGGACTGCCCCGCACCACCAAGACCGACCCGCGCTTTCACGGCTACGGGTTGAAACTCATCCGGCAGATCGCCAAGAAATACGGCGGGGAGATGACCGTCAACGGGGAGCACCAGATGTTCTCGCTGCGGGTGCTCCTGCCCATTCCGGACGGCAATACCACATAA
- a CDS encoding PocR ligand-binding domain-containing protein — translation MGAVFDKKELRVLLQDFYELTGLRTVVFDEWGMDILSYPSELPAFCRLVRATPEGALGCRLCDQKACRQARRERKTQIYPCHAGLIEAITPIQVDGVVVGYLLLSHIVQGADEEAEWQRARELCQKYGIPEDALYDAYRQLPRTPYRILRAAGDLLSFSAQALCQAQMARLVPGSLQERLTHFVSEHLAEDLSSERICTALGVGRTALYELSKQTYGCGIHEYVRRLRIQYAMRLLTTTKLTNSEICQRIGMADYNYFFRVFRQQTGFTPQAYRKQFAETGQ, via the coding sequence GTGGGAGCCGTCTTTGACAAGAAAGAGCTGCGGGTGCTGCTGCAGGATTTTTATGAACTCACCGGCCTGCGCACCGTGGTGTTTGACGAGTGGGGCATGGATATTCTGTCCTATCCCTCGGAACTGCCGGCCTTTTGCCGTCTGGTGCGGGCCACGCCGGAGGGGGCGCTGGGCTGCCGCCTGTGCGACCAGAAGGCCTGCCGTCAGGCCCGGCGGGAGCGCAAGACGCAAATTTACCCCTGCCACGCGGGGCTCATCGAGGCCATCACCCCCATCCAGGTGGACGGGGTGGTGGTGGGGTATCTGCTGCTGAGCCACATCGTCCAGGGAGCGGATGAGGAGGCGGAATGGCAGCGGGCCCGGGAACTGTGCCAGAAGTACGGCATCCCGGAGGACGCATTGTACGATGCCTACCGTCAGCTGCCCCGCACGCCCTACCGCATCCTGCGCGCCGCGGGGGATCTGCTGTCCTTCTCGGCCCAGGCCCTGTGTCAGGCCCAGATGGCCCGGCTGGTGCCCGGCAGCCTGCAGGAGCGGCTCACCCATTTTGTGTCGGAGCATCTGGCGGAGGATCTCTCCAGCGAGCGGATCTGTACCGCCCTGGGGGTGGGACGCACGGCGCTGTATGAGCTCTCCAAACAGACCTACGGCTGCGGCATCCACGAGTATGTACGGCGGCTGCGCATCCAGTATGCCATGCGCCTGCTCACCACCACCAAGCTGACCAACAGCGAGATCTGCCAGCGGATCGGCATGGCGGACTACAATTATTTCTTCCGGGTGTTCCGGCAGCAGACCGGGTTTACCCCCCAGGCGTACCGCAAACAGTTCGCCGAAACGGGGCAGTGA
- a CDS encoding glycoside hydrolase family 2 TIM barrel-domain containing protein — translation MQKILFNQGWCFTRLENAGNGGEPQPVTLPHDAMLAEPRTPESAGGTNTGWFVGSDYLYEKTFTAPAEWAGQQVFVAFEGVYHRAEVWLNGEQLLFFPNGYLPFRVELTRHLRYGQENTLRVIARNADQPNSRWYSGAGIYRSVWLLLLPQEHLALDGVKIRTRDYTIPSIEVALDAPCAGDACVEILDGETLLSRQTVSLSGQVRLPLDLPGAQLWSPEHPKRYLCRVQFGQDVREIWFGIRQIRCDAKQGFCLNGQRIILRGACIHHDNGLLGAVSHPFAEERKVRLLMQAGYNAIRAAHNACSPALLDACDRLGMLVMDEYADMWYIHKTRYDYADYLPQRWQEDLKILVDRDFNHPSVVLYSIGNEVSETAQQRGIELTGQMTDYLHTMDDRPVTCGVNIFFNFLSSLGLGVYSDKNAEKEARQAEKRRGETKKKKAVGSEFFNNLAGLAGSGFMKFGATLHGSDVKTRDAFARMDVAGYNYGINRYRKDFRRYPDRVILGSETFCSDAYRFWELAKEHPALIGDFVWSGMDYLGECGIGAWEYKDYAPEFDHGPGWLTAGAGRLDITGRPNGEAAYTQVAFELSPIRIGVVPADHAGDPHSPSAWKMTNTWESWSWNGCEGRKTQVEVYARGARIALFLNGEKLGEKAPKGDCRVVFPVTYQPGVLLAVAYAADGTELCRTSLQSAQGDTRLFLCPEQSSVTPEELCYVRLRYTDGQGTLKPLTRGRIHVSVQGGTLLGLGSGCPYTETGYLTASTDTYYGEALAIVRPDGPGTVQITAESPLGTAQTQILCK, via the coding sequence ATGCAAAAGATTCTTTTTAACCAGGGCTGGTGCTTTACGCGGCTGGAAAACGCCGGAAACGGCGGCGAACCGCAGCCCGTCACCCTGCCCCACGACGCCATGCTGGCCGAACCGCGCACCCCGGAATCTGCGGGAGGCACCAACACCGGCTGGTTCGTCGGATCGGATTATCTCTACGAAAAAACCTTTACAGCCCCCGCCGAATGGGCCGGCCAACAGGTCTTTGTGGCCTTTGAAGGCGTCTACCACCGGGCTGAGGTCTGGCTCAACGGGGAACAGCTGCTCTTTTTCCCCAACGGTTACCTGCCCTTCCGGGTGGAGCTGACCCGGCACCTGCGCTACGGACAGGAAAATACCCTCCGGGTCATTGCCCGCAACGCCGACCAGCCCAACAGCCGGTGGTATTCCGGTGCCGGGATCTACCGCTCCGTCTGGCTGCTGCTGCTCCCCCAGGAGCACCTGGCGCTGGACGGTGTGAAGATCCGTACGCGGGACTATACCATTCCCTCCATCGAGGTGGCACTGGATGCGCCCTGCGCCGGGGACGCCTGTGTGGAAATTCTGGACGGCGAGACGCTGCTTTCCCGGCAGACCGTCTCTTTGTCCGGGCAGGTCCGTCTGCCTCTGGATCTGCCCGGCGCCCAACTCTGGAGCCCGGAACATCCCAAGCGCTATCTCTGCCGCGTGCAGTTCGGCCAGGATGTGCGGGAGATATGGTTCGGCATCCGCCAGATCCGGTGCGACGCCAAACAGGGATTCTGCCTCAACGGGCAGCGGATCATCCTGCGCGGTGCCTGTATCCATCATGACAACGGCCTGCTGGGCGCGGTATCCCACCCCTTTGCGGAGGAGCGCAAGGTCCGCCTGCTGATGCAGGCCGGCTACAACGCCATCCGCGCGGCACACAACGCCTGCTCCCCCGCCCTGCTGGATGCCTGTGACCGGCTGGGCATGCTGGTCATGGATGAGTATGCCGATATGTGGTATATCCACAAGACCCGGTATGACTACGCCGACTACCTGCCCCAGCGCTGGCAGGAGGACCTGAAGATCCTGGTGGACCGGGATTTCAACCATCCGTCGGTGGTACTGTACTCCATCGGCAACGAGGTCAGCGAGACCGCCCAGCAGCGGGGCATTGAACTTACCGGACAGATGACGGACTATCTCCACACCATGGATGACCGCCCCGTAACCTGCGGCGTAAACATCTTCTTCAACTTTCTCAGCTCCCTGGGCCTTGGCGTCTACAGCGACAAAAACGCCGAAAAGGAAGCCCGGCAGGCGGAAAAGCGCCGGGGAGAGACAAAGAAGAAAAAAGCGGTGGGCAGCGAGTTCTTCAACAACCTGGCCGGACTGGCCGGTTCCGGGTTCATGAAGTTCGGCGCCACCCTCCACGGCAGCGATGTAAAGACCCGGGACGCCTTTGCCAGGATGGACGTGGCCGGCTACAACTACGGCATCAACCGGTACCGCAAGGATTTCCGCCGCTATCCCGACCGGGTGATCCTGGGCAGCGAGACCTTCTGTTCCGATGCCTACCGCTTCTGGGAGCTGGCCAAGGAGCATCCTGCCCTGATCGGGGACTTCGTGTGGTCCGGCATGGACTATCTGGGCGAATGCGGTATCGGTGCCTGGGAGTACAAGGATTACGCCCCGGAATTTGACCACGGCCCGGGCTGGCTGACCGCCGGTGCCGGACGGCTGGACATCACCGGCCGTCCCAATGGCGAGGCAGCCTACACCCAGGTAGCCTTTGAGCTTTCCCCCATCCGCATCGGGGTGGTGCCCGCCGACCACGCAGGGGACCCCCATTCCCCCTCCGCCTGGAAGATGACCAACACCTGGGAAAGCTGGTCCTGGAACGGCTGCGAAGGCCGGAAGACCCAGGTGGAAGTTTACGCCCGGGGAGCCCGCATCGCCCTCTTCCTCAACGGAGAAAAGCTGGGAGAAAAGGCCCCCAAAGGGGACTGCCGCGTGGTCTTCCCGGTGACCTACCAGCCCGGCGTACTGCTGGCGGTGGCCTATGCTGCCGACGGCACCGAGCTGTGCCGCACCAGTCTGCAGAGCGCCCAGGGGGATACCCGTCTTTTCCTTTGCCCTGAACAGTCCTCCGTGACGCCGGAAGAACTCTGCTATGTCCGGCTGCGGTACACCGACGGACAGGGCACCCTGAAACCGCTGACCCGCGGCAGGATCCACGTCTCGGTGCAGGGGGGCACCCTCCTGGGACTGGGCAGCGGCTGCCCCTATACCGAGACCGGCTACCTCACCGCCAGTACCGACACCTACTACGGCGAGGCGCTGGCCATCGTGCGGCCGGACGGCCCCGGCACCGTGCAGATCACAGCGGAAAGCCCGCTGGGCACCGCGCAGACACAGATCCTATGCAAATAA
- a CDS encoding glycoside hydrolase family 3 protein, translated as MQKNNLLRGFTSVVAFVEAVALGLSFAAFDNAAVINNALGVSTSKLVLKDGIQSEDDVEKPQYFTSDFAQDVNNPTEAEIAAKNEAVAAFVEQEEEEGAVLLQNSNNALPLAAGSKVTLFGQATVNPYMKGNSGGGSGGTQVTYVDALTDPERAGFQVNQTLIDAYKALDAGGLKRSSSTRTIGEAPKSVYTDEVKATFQNYSDAAIVILAREGAESNDLYTKDSEGISELALHQDEKDMLEVVKQYKDQGVFKKVIVLLNSGHPMEVKELANYGVDAILLIGGPGQSTGFRGVSDLLVGNVSPSGRLVDTYASNSLSAPATVNFGEFTYTNSSDVAKGMTDNASEGQYYVVQAEGIYVGYKYYETRYEDLILGQGGADANVGIWDSQGGSWNYADEVSYPFGYGLSYTTFTQTMDGTTDNGDGTMTVKGTVTNTGSVAGKSVVELYAQTPYGDYEKENNVEKSAVQLVGFTKTDLVEPGQTVDYEITFDKYFLASYDYTNAKGYIMSQGDYYLAVGDNAHDALNNILAKKQATGMYDENGNAVNGDANKVYTWNEAALDTETYKSTEYGEVTNRLDEADLNHWIENGVTYLSRKDWAGTYPQQATQITATDEMIAKLCDGNYTKAEDAPSALSIPVGVDSGIQLADMYGLDYDDPLWETFINQIPLADLIANTMENGGIGENLSIGSPATSNGDGPDGIAGNAYVNESVAAASWSKDMLAKRGYYMGEDALLAKSAHEVWCPGVDTHRTPFGGRNFEYYSEDPILAYELSAVQTAEMEAKGVSVGPKHFFANDQETWRTGVSTFGNEQGFREIQLRAFEGAFTKGGASSVMTAFNRVGLTWVGHSSDIQDGILRGEWGFQGFVITDAAGVNSYMHSVDALMNGTDMFCYTSGAAGDSRTKEINAAIRETDDGNIVEQLKEINHRIFYTYAHTHLMNGLASAYDIVSVTPWWQPVILGGNIALIVITAGLYALFLVNEKKKKTKEVK; from the coding sequence ATGCAAAAAAACAATTTGCTCCGGGGCTTCACTTCGGTGGTAGCCTTTGTGGAGGCCGTGGCGCTGGGTTTATCCTTTGCGGCGTTTGACAACGCGGCCGTCATCAACAACGCCCTGGGCGTTTCCACCAGCAAGCTCGTGCTGAAGGACGGCATCCAGAGCGAAGATGATGTGGAAAAACCCCAGTATTTTACCAGCGACTTTGCCCAGGATGTGAACAACCCCACCGAGGCGGAGATCGCCGCCAAGAATGAGGCGGTAGCCGCCTTTGTGGAACAGGAGGAAGAGGAGGGCGCCGTCCTGCTGCAGAACAGCAACAACGCCCTGCCCCTGGCAGCGGGCAGCAAGGTCACGCTGTTCGGCCAGGCTACCGTGAACCCTTACATGAAAGGCAACTCCGGCGGCGGCAGCGGCGGCACCCAGGTCACCTATGTGGATGCCCTGACCGACCCCGAACGCGCCGGATTCCAGGTGAACCAGACGCTGATCGACGCCTACAAAGCGCTGGATGCCGGCGGCCTGAAGAGAAGCTCCTCCACCCGTACCATCGGTGAGGCGCCCAAGTCGGTGTACACCGATGAGGTAAAAGCCACCTTCCAGAACTATTCCGATGCGGCCATCGTGATCCTGGCCCGGGAGGGTGCCGAGTCCAACGACCTGTACACCAAGGACAGCGAAGGCATCAGCGAGCTGGCCCTGCACCAGGATGAAAAGGACATGCTGGAAGTTGTCAAGCAGTACAAGGACCAGGGCGTGTTCAAAAAAGTCATTGTTCTGCTGAACAGCGGTCATCCCATGGAGGTCAAAGAGCTGGCCAACTACGGTGTGGATGCCATCCTGCTCATCGGCGGCCCCGGCCAGAGCACCGGTTTCCGCGGCGTGTCCGACCTGCTGGTGGGCAACGTCAGCCCCTCCGGCCGCCTGGTGGACACCTACGCCTCCAACTCCCTGTCCGCCCCCGCCACGGTGAACTTCGGCGAATTCACCTACACCAACAGCTCCGACGTGGCCAAGGGCATGACTGACAACGCCTCGGAAGGCCAGTACTACGTGGTGCAGGCCGAGGGCATCTACGTGGGCTACAAATACTACGAGACCCGCTACGAGGACCTGATCCTGGGCCAGGGGGGCGCCGATGCCAACGTGGGCATCTGGGATTCCCAGGGCGGCAGCTGGAACTATGCCGATGAGGTCTCCTATCCCTTCGGCTACGGCCTGTCCTATACCACCTTCACCCAGACCATGGACGGAACCACCGACAACGGCGACGGCACCATGACCGTCAAGGGCACCGTCACCAACACCGGCAGCGTGGCCGGCAAGTCGGTGGTGGAACTCTACGCCCAGACGCCCTACGGCGATTACGAGAAGGAAAACAACGTGGAGAAGTCCGCCGTACAGCTGGTGGGCTTCACCAAGACCGACCTGGTGGAACCGGGCCAGACCGTGGATTACGAGATCACTTTTGACAAGTATTTCCTGGCCAGCTACGACTACACCAACGCCAAAGGCTACATCATGAGCCAGGGCGACTACTACCTGGCCGTCGGCGACAACGCCCACGATGCCCTGAACAACATCCTGGCCAAGAAGCAGGCCACCGGTATGTACGACGAAAACGGCAACGCGGTCAACGGCGACGCCAACAAGGTCTACACCTGGAATGAGGCGGCACTGGACACCGAGACCTACAAGTCCACCGAGTACGGCGAAGTCACCAACCGTCTGGACGAGGCTGACCTGAACCACTGGATCGAGAACGGCGTGACCTACCTGTCCCGCAAGGACTGGGCCGGCACCTACCCCCAGCAGGCCACCCAGATCACCGCCACCGACGAGATGATCGCCAAACTCTGCGACGGCAACTACACCAAGGCCGAGGATGCGCCTTCCGCCCTGAGCATTCCCGTGGGCGTGGACAGCGGCATCCAGCTGGCCGACATGTACGGGCTGGACTATGATGATCCCCTGTGGGAGACCTTCATCAACCAGATCCCTCTGGCCGACCTGATCGCCAACACCATGGAGAACGGCGGCATCGGCGAGAACCTGAGCATCGGTTCCCCCGCCACCAGCAACGGCGACGGCCCTGACGGCATTGCCGGCAACGCCTATGTCAACGAGAGCGTGGCGGCCGCTTCCTGGAGCAAGGACATGCTGGCCAAGCGCGGCTACTACATGGGTGAGGATGCCCTGCTGGCCAAGAGCGCACACGAGGTCTGGTGCCCCGGTGTGGACACCCACAGAACTCCCTTCGGCGGGCGCAACTTCGAATACTACAGTGAAGATCCCATCCTGGCTTATGAACTGTCCGCCGTCCAGACCGCCGAAATGGAGGCCAAGGGCGTGTCGGTAGGCCCCAAGCATTTCTTCGCCAACGATCAGGAAACCTGGCGTACCGGTGTTTCCACCTTCGGAAACGAGCAGGGCTTCCGTGAGATCCAGCTCCGCGCCTTCGAGGGTGCCTTCACCAAGGGCGGTGCCAGCAGCGTCATGACCGCCTTCAACCGTGTGGGCCTGACCTGGGTCGGCCACTCCAGCGACATCCAGGACGGCATCCTCCGCGGTGAATGGGGCTTCCAGGGCTTCGTCATCACCGATGCCGCCGGTGTCAACTCCTACATGCACTCGGTAGATGCCCTGATGAACGGCACCGACATGTTCTGCTACACCTCCGGCGCTGCGGGCGACAGCCGTACCAAGGAGATCAACGCTGCCATCCGCGAAACCGATGACGGCAACATCGTGGAGCAGCTCAAAGAGATCAACCACAGAATCTTCTACACCTATGCCCACACCCACCTGATGAACGGTCTGGCTTCGGCTTACGATATTGTCTCGGTCACCCCGTGGTGGCAGCCGGTGATCCTGGGCGGCAACATCGCCCTCATCGTGATCACCGCCGGGCTGTACGCGCTGTTCCTTGTCAACGAAAAAAAGAAGAAGACCAAGGAGGTCAAGTAA
- a CDS encoding GtrA domain-containing protein — MKPRAERGPLQAVIRCWKAHPRIAQFITYFMVGNLATVVQLVLIPVLQPILGSTGLVNVDLHLFGPIGDPQAMTTVTAAGQTVSGLNPYYVFNFTGGPVNTLVTKTLNGITGSYLAHGGVAYFLATFIPLILSQIVSFFLQRKVTFKSSGNVAWQALWYFAAFLVITVGANALYGIYQPWLYSTLGEAIGGLIAAFLQCCIAFWVFFPIMKLIFPSQKEG, encoded by the coding sequence ATGAAACCAAGGGCAGAACGCGGCCCCCTGCAGGCGGTCATCCGCTGCTGGAAGGCACACCCGCGTATTGCACAGTTTATTACCTATTTCATGGTGGGCAACCTGGCCACCGTGGTACAGCTGGTCCTCATTCCCGTCCTGCAGCCGATCCTCGGCAGCACCGGGTTGGTAAACGTGGATCTGCACCTGTTCGGCCCCATCGGCGATCCCCAGGCCATGACCACCGTGACCGCTGCAGGCCAGACGGTCAGCGGCCTGAACCCCTACTACGTTTTCAACTTTACCGGCGGGCCCGTCAACACCCTGGTGACCAAGACCCTCAACGGCATCACCGGCAGCTACCTGGCCCACGGCGGCGTCGCCTATTTTCTGGCCACCTTCATTCCGCTGATTCTCTCCCAGATCGTCAGCTTCTTTTTGCAGCGCAAGGTGACCTTCAAGTCCAGCGGCAACGTTGCCTGGCAGGCTCTTTGGTATTTTGCAGCATTCCTGGTCATTACGGTGGGTGCCAACGCCCTGTATGGCATCTATCAGCCCTGGCTGTACAGCACGCTGGGCGAAGCCATCGGCGGACTCATCGCAGCCTTCCTCCAGTGCTGCATCGCTTTCTGGGTGTTTTTCCCCATCATGAAGCTGATCTTCCCCAGCCAAAAAGAGGGTTGA
- a CDS encoding bacterial Ig-like domain-containing protein, whose protein sequence is MKKAIKMVLSLTMALALSAGLFGCSSEPTVTDVQLMMTADKEEYVIGESFDPTGLMLTEVYSDGTRKEVTDYTYSPDGPLTEDDTVVTIQYGDYTFENPITVIPASDKIIVTLNNGVDRCELHADGTLQLQGGALDYMGPVSGHWSWDGQTLKIMLPIYRSKEDFDDFETEMQLEYDEQNNVSFDYLLLGNWSMHYFCSYADWSQVLTPDVKYPQ, encoded by the coding sequence ATGAAAAAAGCAATCAAAATGGTATTGTCACTCACCATGGCGCTTGCACTGTCGGCCGGCCTGTTCGGCTGCTCATCCGAGCCCACCGTCACCGACGTGCAGCTGATGATGACCGCCGACAAGGAAGAGTATGTCATCGGAGAGTCCTTCGATCCCACCGGTCTCATGCTCACCGAAGTATATTCCGACGGCACCCGCAAGGAAGTCACCGACTACACCTACTCCCCCGACGGCCCCCTGACCGAAGACGACACCGTGGTGACTATCCAGTACGGCGACTACACCTTTGAAAATCCCATCACGGTCATTCCCGCCAGCGACAAGATCATTGTGACGCTGAACAATGGCGTTGACCGCTGCGAACTGCACGCCGACGGCACCCTGCAGCTGCAGGGCGGTGCCCTGGATTATATGGGACCGGTCAGCGGACACTGGTCCTGGGACGGCCAGACCCTGAAGATCATGCTTCCCATCTACCGCAGCAAGGAGGATTTCGACGATTTCGAGACCGAAATGCAGCTGGAATACGACGAACAGAACAACGTCTCCTTCGACTATCTGCTTCTGGGCAACTGGTCCATGCATTATTTCTGCTCCTATGCCGACTGGTCCCAGGTGCTGACGCCGGATGTGAAGTATCCGCAGTAA